A genomic region of Bradyrhizobium sp. ORS 278 contains the following coding sequences:
- a CDS encoding polyprenyl synthetase family protein gives MHKPVDLTDTAAFETQLDRWRGRIGEAVAEAMAFGTTVPAPLQAGMSHAVLAGGKRYRGMLVLALGSDLGVPEEQLLSSAVAIETIHAASLVVDDLPCMDDARRRRSQPATHVAFGEATAILSSIALIARAMEVVARDRQLSPASRSSIVDTLSHAIGPQALCGGQYDDLYPPYYATEQDLIHRYQRKTSALFVAAFRCPALLAEVDPETLLRIARAGQRLGVAFQIFDDLLDLTGDAHAIGKDVGQDHGTVTLATLLGPARAAERAADELAAVQKELRETVGPGRALDLIRRMAARIAGTGKKSAGRDDLRPHAG, from the coding sequence ATGCACAAACCCGTCGACCTCACCGATACGGCGGCCTTCGAGACCCAGCTCGATCGTTGGCGGGGACGCATCGGCGAAGCGGTTGCCGAGGCCATGGCATTCGGCACGACGGTTCCGGCCCCGCTGCAGGCGGGCATGAGCCACGCAGTCCTGGCGGGCGGCAAGAGATACCGCGGCATGCTCGTGCTCGCGCTCGGATCGGACCTCGGCGTGCCCGAGGAGCAGCTTTTGTCGTCGGCTGTGGCTATTGAGACCATTCATGCAGCCTCCCTCGTGGTCGATGATCTTCCCTGCATGGACGACGCGCGGCGGCGACGGTCGCAGCCGGCGACGCATGTCGCGTTCGGCGAGGCCACAGCAATCCTCAGCAGCATCGCCCTGATCGCCCGCGCGATGGAGGTCGTGGCGAGGGACCGGCAACTTTCGCCCGCCTCCCGCAGTTCCATCGTGGACACTCTGTCGCACGCCATCGGCCCGCAGGCCCTTTGTGGCGGGCAATATGACGATCTCTATCCTCCCTACTACGCGACCGAGCAGGATCTGATCCATCGCTATCAACGCAAGACCAGCGCGCTGTTTGTCGCAGCGTTCCGCTGCCCCGCGCTCCTCGCGGAGGTGGATCCGGAGACGCTGCTGCGCATCGCCCGCGCGGGCCAGCGGCTCGGCGTCGCATTTCAGATATTCGACGATCTCCTCGACCTGACAGGCGATGCCCATGCAATCGGCAAGGATGTCGGCCAGGACCATGGCACCGTGACGCTCGCCACGCTGCTCGGACCCGCGCGGGCGGCCGAACGGGCGGCGGATGAGCTTGCGGCCGTGCAGAAGGAACTGCGCGAGACGGTCGGCCCCGGGCGCGCCCTCGACCTGATCAGGCGGATGGCCGCACGCATCGCCGGCACCGGCAAGAAATCCGCCGGACGCGACGATCTGCGGCCGCATGCCGGCTGA
- a CDS encoding RNA ligase RtcB family protein, which produces MGNSHRVDGRAPVHGFYSSSSWIEGAAVRQLETVADIDGVRAVAGLPDLHPGKFGPVGCAILADHIHPAFVGADAGCGMALYQLDLAARRIRVDKAADRLRDIAKPYDGDIASELAAHELASSDFDASLGTIGGGNHFCELQAVEEVFDATCGIDRDRAHLLVHSGSRGLGHALLERHVADGLKPLAPDSADGQAYLAAHDHALRWARLNRDVIARQAAAALRCEADPVCECSHNCVVHRGEGVLHRKGAAPSDQGLVVVPGSRGALSYLVAPLATAPKEALWSIAHGAGRKFDRSSMIGRVGATKSDRERLSRNPFGGRVICEDRALLAEEAPEAYKPISGVIADLEAFGLARVVASFRPLVTVKKIATERRPKEERR; this is translated from the coding sequence ATGGGCAATTCCCATCGCGTGGATGGCCGTGCGCCGGTCCACGGCTTCTACTCGTCCAGCTCCTGGATCGAGGGCGCCGCCGTGCGGCAGCTCGAAACGGTGGCGGACATCGACGGCGTACGCGCGGTCGCCGGGCTGCCGGATCTGCATCCCGGCAAGTTCGGACCTGTCGGCTGCGCCATCCTCGCCGATCACATCCACCCGGCCTTTGTCGGCGCCGACGCCGGCTGCGGCATGGCGCTGTATCAGCTCGATCTCGCCGCGCGGCGCATCCGCGTCGACAAGGCGGCCGACCGGCTGCGCGACATCGCCAAGCCCTATGACGGCGATATCGCAAGCGAGCTTGCCGCGCATGAGTTGGCGTCGTCCGACTTCGATGCCTCGCTCGGCACGATCGGCGGCGGCAATCATTTCTGCGAGCTGCAGGCCGTGGAGGAGGTGTTCGATGCGACCTGCGGCATCGATCGCGATCGCGCTCATCTGCTGGTGCATTCGGGCTCGCGCGGCCTCGGCCACGCGCTGCTCGAACGGCATGTCGCGGATGGATTGAAGCCGCTCGCACCTGACAGCGCTGACGGCCAGGCCTATCTCGCAGCGCATGACCATGCGCTGCGCTGGGCACGGCTGAATCGCGACGTGATCGCGCGGCAGGCCGCAGCAGCGTTGCGCTGCGAGGCCGATCCCGTGTGCGAATGCTCGCATAATTGCGTGGTCCATCGCGGCGAGGGCGTGCTGCACCGGAAGGGCGCGGCGCCGTCCGACCAGGGCCTCGTCGTCGTGCCGGGCTCGCGCGGCGCGCTGTCCTATCTGGTCGCGCCGCTCGCCACGGCGCCGAAGGAGGCGCTGTGGTCGATTGCGCATGGCGCGGGCCGCAAGTTCGACCGGTCGTCGATGATCGGCCGGGTCGGCGCCACCAAATCGGATCGCGAGCGGCTGTCGCGCAATCCGTTCGGCGGCCGCGTGATCTGCGAGGACCGCGCGCTGCTCGCCGAGGAGGCGCCAGAGGCCTACAAGCCGATCTCGGGCGTGATCGCCGATCTTGAGGCGTTCGGGCTCGCGCGCGTCGTCGCCAGCTTCCGGCCGCTGGTGACGGTGAAGAAGATCGCCACCGAGCGGCGGCCGAAGGAGGAGCGCCGATGA
- a CDS encoding bifunctional diguanylate cyclase/phosphodiesterase, whose amino-acid sequence MQTAPTDPQAAALAKAQAASSLQNIALTLFANVAIATSLALLIYLREGSTPILWWLAGAASFATLRAAWVSHLKSSGKIERDPQRVLRALTIMALASGLLWSVVPLGLPVFTHAHNVNDIVFIMAGATTGAIIQSLAYSPMAIAFGAPLMGATILRMLLSGGDVGCIVAADIAFLTVMLFRAARLGERNFIAGQSTTMAATELADSLAEANQTLERLVRTDSLTGLANRSHFRAIAGAACAAGQGVAFLLFDVDHFKTINDTRGHDAGDRVLQTVAALLRGACGDDELPVRLGGDEFIVVLQGADVAGRAVALGERLMSALLRPVLIAGQPLIVSCSIGVAAQQDGAIDLEELSARADAALYRAKDDGRACLRVFDARMQCALTLQRRLDAELPAALARRELHVEFQPQVAMATQDVIGFEALLRWKHPSAGMIPPPDIVSAAIRLRLAGQLTEFVGERACAFLRALDRKKASGVRVSINVSPREFPIHSPAQTLKLVTERYGVDPKRIEIEVTEEAMFDPKRCADELKLIDEHGFALAIDDFGVGHSSIANLMAVEIDTVKIDRSFIDGIAGNRRDQQLVAAITAVALPLGHRIIAEGVEREVDAECLRMLGCSYAQGWLYGKPMKEDDAIAWLVQHRNVTATTTPLSLSA is encoded by the coding sequence ATGCAGACCGCTCCCACCGACCCCCAGGCGGCGGCGCTCGCCAAAGCCCAGGCGGCGAGCTCGCTGCAGAACATCGCCCTGACCCTGTTCGCGAACGTCGCCATCGCGACCTCGCTGGCGCTGCTCATCTATCTGCGCGAGGGCAGCACGCCGATCCTGTGGTGGCTGGCCGGCGCCGCGAGCTTCGCCACGCTGCGGGCCGCATGGGTCTCGCACCTCAAATCCTCCGGCAAGATCGAGCGGGATCCGCAGCGCGTGCTGCGTGCCCTGACGATCATGGCGCTGGCCAGCGGACTGCTGTGGTCGGTCGTTCCGCTGGGCCTGCCGGTCTTCACGCACGCCCACAACGTCAACGACATCGTCTTCATCATGGCCGGCGCCACCACCGGCGCCATCATCCAGAGCCTCGCTTATTCGCCGATGGCGATCGCCTTCGGCGCGCCGCTGATGGGCGCCACGATCCTGCGGATGCTGCTCTCCGGCGGCGACGTCGGTTGTATCGTTGCCGCCGACATCGCGTTCCTCACCGTGATGCTGTTCCGCGCGGCACGGCTCGGCGAGCGCAACTTCATCGCCGGCCAGAGCACGACCATGGCGGCCACCGAGCTTGCAGACTCCCTGGCCGAAGCCAACCAGACGCTCGAGCGGCTGGTGCGAACGGATTCGCTGACCGGACTCGCCAACCGGAGCCACTTTCGCGCGATTGCCGGCGCAGCCTGCGCCGCCGGACAGGGCGTCGCGTTCCTGCTGTTCGACGTCGATCATTTCAAGACCATCAACGACACCCGCGGCCACGACGCCGGCGACCGCGTGCTGCAGACAGTGGCGGCGCTGCTGCGCGGAGCCTGCGGCGACGACGAGCTTCCGGTCCGGCTCGGCGGCGACGAGTTCATCGTGGTGCTGCAAGGCGCCGACGTCGCCGGCCGCGCTGTTGCGCTGGGCGAGCGGCTGATGAGCGCGCTGCTGCGGCCGGTGCTGATCGCGGGCCAGCCGCTGATCGTCAGCTGTTCGATCGGCGTCGCGGCGCAGCAGGACGGCGCCATCGACCTCGAGGAACTGTCCGCCCGGGCCGATGCCGCACTGTATCGCGCCAAGGACGACGGCCGCGCCTGCCTGCGGGTGTTCGACGCCAGGATGCAGTGCGCGCTCACCCTGCAGCGCCGCCTCGATGCCGAGCTGCCGGCGGCCCTGGCCCGCCGCGAGCTCCACGTCGAGTTTCAGCCGCAGGTCGCGATGGCGACCCAGGACGTCATCGGCTTCGAGGCGCTGCTGCGCTGGAAGCATCCGAGCGCCGGCATGATCCCGCCGCCGGATATCGTCTCCGCCGCGATCCGGCTGCGCCTCGCAGGCCAGCTCACCGAGTTCGTCGGAGAGCGCGCATGCGCCTTCCTGCGCGCGCTCGACCGCAAGAAGGCCAGCGGTGTTCGCGTCTCGATCAACGTCTCGCCGCGCGAATTTCCGATCCACTCGCCGGCGCAGACGCTGAAGCTCGTCACCGAGCGCTACGGCGTCGATCCCAAGCGGATCGAGATCGAGGTCACCGAGGAGGCGATGTTCGATCCCAAGCGGTGTGCCGACGAGCTCAAGCTGATCGACGAGCACGGCTTCGCGCTGGCGATCGACGATTTCGGCGTCGGTCATTCCTCGATCGCCAACCTGATGGCGGTCGAGATCGACACCGTCAAGATCGACCGCTCCTTCATCGACGGCATTGCCGGCAACCGCAGGGATCAACAGCTCGTCGCCGCCATCACCGCCGTGGCGCTGCCGCTCGGCCATCGCATCATCGCAGAGGGCGTCGAGCGCGAGGTCGACGCCGAGTGCCTGCGCATGCTCGGCTGCTCCTACGCCCAGGGCTGGCTGTACGGCAAGCCGATGAAGGAAGACGACGCGATCGCCTGGCTGGTCCAGCATCGCAACGTGACGGCGACCACCACGCCGCTGTCGCTCAGCGCCTAG
- a CDS encoding ABC transporter permease, whose protein sequence is MMISILRVMLLALIRDRGALVMAFVLPPAIYVIFASIFAGTTGDQLRLRVVVLDTVQSAVTQRLTEAIRAEPTFRRPQRTPVSREELETMVRQDEADVGILLRADPAQDIPGAPAPIVVIGDSAKAVGTPIVAGQLQRLFAEKLPDAAYRRTFADIERRFVALEPEQKARVAAILDAMGTQAAEGSAAQASAAPLVEQMNVKSAAGGIAAAVVYYAGAVGVMFLMFSSIQSSMVLIDERQNGIFDRLLSGQGRLGALLGGKFLFLLLQGVLQASLIFIVAKLAYGVDFTARWPEWSGLTLSASAAAASFALLLSATCRTREQAQTLSNFIVLVLSALGGSMVPRFLMPPWLQSISAVMPNAWVIDGYHGLLWRDAPLSQIELPIALLAGVAVALFGSAWMVLRMRQRV, encoded by the coding sequence ATGATGATCTCGATCCTGCGGGTGATGCTGCTCGCCTTGATCCGCGACCGCGGCGCGCTGGTGATGGCCTTCGTGCTGCCGCCCGCGATCTACGTGATCTTCGCCTCGATCTTCGCCGGCACCACCGGCGATCAATTGCGGCTGCGGGTCGTCGTGCTCGACACGGTGCAGAGCGCGGTCACGCAGCGCCTCACCGAAGCGATCCGGGCCGAGCCGACCTTCCGGCGCCCGCAGCGCACGCCTGTGTCGCGCGAGGAGCTCGAGACCATGGTGCGGCAGGACGAGGCCGATGTCGGCATCCTGCTGCGCGCGGATCCGGCGCAGGACATCCCCGGCGCGCCCGCGCCGATCGTGGTCATCGGCGACAGCGCCAAGGCGGTGGGAACGCCGATCGTGGCCGGCCAGCTGCAGCGCCTGTTCGCCGAAAAGCTGCCGGACGCGGCCTATCGCAGGACCTTCGCCGATATCGAGCGCCGCTTCGTTGCGCTCGAGCCCGAGCAGAAGGCGCGCGTCGCCGCCATTCTCGACGCGATGGGCACCCAGGCGGCGGAGGGCAGCGCGGCTCAGGCGAGCGCAGCGCCGCTGGTCGAGCAAATGAACGTGAAATCCGCCGCCGGCGGCATCGCGGCCGCGGTTGTGTATTACGCCGGCGCGGTCGGCGTGATGTTCCTGATGTTCTCCTCGATCCAGAGCAGCATGGTGCTGATCGACGAGCGACAGAACGGCATCTTCGATCGGCTGCTGTCGGGACAGGGGCGGCTCGGGGCGCTGCTCGGCGGCAAGTTCCTGTTCCTGCTGCTGCAGGGCGTACTGCAGGCCAGCCTGATCTTCATCGTCGCCAAGCTCGCCTATGGCGTCGATTTCACCGCGCGATGGCCGGAGTGGAGCGGCCTGACGCTTTCGGCCTCGGCGGCGGCGGCGAGCTTCGCGCTGCTGCTCTCCGCCACCTGCCGCACCCGCGAGCAGGCGCAGACGCTGTCGAACTTCATCGTCCTGGTGCTGTCGGCGCTCGGCGGCAGCATGGTGCCACGCTTCCTGATGCCGCCCTGGCTGCAAAGCATCAGCGCCGTGATGCCGAATGCGTGGGTGATCGACGGCTATCACGGCCTGCTGTGGCGCGATGCACCGCTGTCGCAGATCGAGCTGCCGATCGCCCTGCTCGCCGGTGTCGCGGTCGCGCTGTTCGGATCGGCGTGGATGGTGCTGCGCATGCGGCAGCGGGTTTAG
- a CDS encoding fatty acid desaturase, translated as MHAATAKATEFGASRRDDARQRRVGLTLAAVIIAAWLVLHVGLMFFWPLTLHSLLPALPLVVLQTWLYVGLFIIAHDCMHGSLVPFKPQVNRRIGQLCLFLYAGFSFDALNVEHHKHHRHPGTAEDPDFDEVPPHGFWHWFASFFLHYFGWKQVAIIAAVSLVYQLVFAVPLQNILLFWALPGLLSALQLFTFGTYLPHKPATQPFADRHNARTSEFPAWLSLLTCFHFGFHHEHHLHPDAPWWRLPEIKRRALERRD; from the coding sequence ATGCATGCAGCAACCGCCAAGGCTACTGAGTTCGGGGCCTCTCGGCGCGACGATGCGAGGCAGCGCCGCGTCGGTCTCACGCTGGCCGCGGTCATCATCGCCGCCTGGCTGGTGCTGCATGTCGGTCTGATGTTCTTCTGGCCGCTGACCCTTCACAGCCTGCTGCCGGCTTTGCCTCTGGTGGTGCTGCAGACCTGGCTCTATGTAGGCCTGTTCATCATCGCGCATGACTGCATGCACGGCTCGCTGGTGCCGTTCAAGCCGCAGGTCAACCGCCGTATCGGACAGCTCTGCCTGTTCCTCTATGCCGGGTTCTCCTTCGACGCTCTCAATGTCGAGCACCACAAGCATCACCGCCATCCCGGCACGGCCGAGGATCCCGATTTCGACGAGGTGCCGCCGCACGGCTTCTGGCACTGGTTCGCCAGCTTTTTCCTGCACTATTTCGGCTGGAAGCAGGTCGCGATCATCGCAGCCGTCTCGCTGGTTTATCAGCTCGTCTTCGCCGTTCCCTTGCAGAACATCCTGCTGTTCTGGGCGCTGCCCGGGCTGCTGTCGGCGCTGCAGCTGTTCACCTTCGGCACCTATCTGCCGCACAAGCCGGCCACGCAGCCCTTCGCCGATCGCCACAACGCGCGGACGAGCGAATTTCCCGCGTGGCTGTCGCTGCTGACCTGCTTCCACTTCGGCTTTCATCACGAGCATCATCTGCATCCCGATGCGCCGTGGTGGCGGCTGCCGGAGATCAAGCGGCGGGCCCTGGAAAGGCGTGACTAA
- a CDS encoding phytoene/squalene synthase family protein yields the protein MTLRDNDHLARLSEAVIRNGSKSFAAASKLFDSRTRASVHLLYAWCRHCDDVIDGQDLGIRQGVGAPGPQIGTLQMLRDQTAQALEGAPMRDPVFQGLQRVVQEHAIPHHHVFELLDGFAMDVDGREYETLSETLDYCYHVAGVVGVMMSAIMGAREEATLDRAADLGIALQLTNIARDVIEDAQAGRMYLPQQWLCEAGVPAAEVAEPQHRQAVFRVVARLLDVAEQFYEASEAGIARLPVRCAWAVETARVVYRQIGREVMKRGPGAWDARIATTGAQKLGAIGRSALTLGLTRTWVKVPAREHNLWTRPKARRAASDAQASFANACSNRQGY from the coding sequence ATGACGCTGCGCGACAATGACCATCTGGCGCGGCTGAGCGAAGCCGTCATCCGCAACGGCTCGAAGAGTTTCGCAGCCGCATCCAAGCTGTTCGATTCCCGCACCCGTGCCAGCGTGCACCTGCTCTACGCCTGGTGCCGGCATTGCGACGACGTCATCGACGGACAGGATCTCGGAATTCGGCAGGGCGTCGGCGCGCCTGGCCCGCAGATCGGGACTTTGCAGATGCTGCGCGACCAGACGGCGCAGGCGCTGGAGGGGGCGCCGATGCGCGATCCGGTGTTCCAGGGATTGCAGCGCGTCGTGCAGGAGCACGCGATTCCGCACCATCACGTGTTCGAGCTGCTCGACGGCTTCGCCATGGATGTCGACGGGCGCGAATACGAGACGCTGAGCGAGACGCTGGACTACTGCTATCACGTGGCCGGCGTGGTCGGCGTGATGATGTCGGCGATCATGGGCGCTCGCGAGGAGGCGACGCTGGACCGCGCGGCCGATCTCGGCATCGCGCTGCAGCTCACCAACATCGCCCGTGACGTGATCGAGGATGCCCAGGCCGGCCGCATGTATCTGCCGCAGCAATGGCTGTGCGAGGCCGGCGTGCCGGCCGCCGAGGTCGCGGAACCGCAGCATCGGCAGGCGGTGTTCCGTGTCGTCGCGCGGCTGCTCGATGTCGCGGAGCAGTTTTACGAGGCCAGCGAGGCAGGCATCGCCCGGCTGCCGGTGCGTTGCGCCTGGGCGGTGGAGACGGCCCGCGTCGTCTATCGCCAGATCGGGCGCGAGGTGATGAAGCGCGGTCCCGGCGCCTGGGACGCCCGCATCGCCACGACAGGCGCGCAGAAGCTCGGCGCGATCGGCCGCAGCGCATTGACGCTTGGTCTCACCCGCACCTGGGTTAAGGTGCCCGCGCGCGAGCACAACCTCTGGACCCGCCCGAAGGCGCGGCGCGCCGCCAGTGACGCACAAGCGAGCTTTGCCAATGCATGCAGCAACCGCCAAGGCTACTGA
- the crtY gene encoding lycopene beta-cyclase CrtY — protein sequence MSRDADVIVIGGGLAGCLIALRLTDARPDLRVVIIEGSASIAGNHTWSFFGTDISSDQHAWLGRLVGHRWPGYEVRFAEHAIRLSTAYLSMTSTRLRAEVEQRFPERILRDATAISATADHVVLEGGRTLRAPCVIDARGGRPVPGLALGFQKFLGLEVRLAAPHGLDVPIVMDATVAQSDGYRFVYTLPLDPQRLLIEDTYYSDGGELPEQVLHQRIARYALAKGWQIAEIIRAEQGVLPVILAGDPSGLVSKPDSPPRVGLAALLVHPTTGYSLPDAVRVADLLTARLAQRGALSSADARETIDGYGRTIWRRRGYYRFLNRMLFKAAEPSERHRILARFYGLDQALIERFYAARIQPQDKLRVFMHMLMKPPIPISSALACLPEASAFKTP from the coding sequence ATGAGTCGAGATGCCGACGTCATCGTCATCGGCGGCGGTCTTGCCGGCTGCCTGATCGCCTTGCGGCTCACCGACGCACGGCCGGATCTGCGCGTCGTCATCATCGAAGGCTCGGCCAGCATCGCCGGCAATCACACCTGGAGCTTCTTTGGAACCGATATCTCGTCCGACCAGCACGCCTGGCTCGGACGGCTCGTCGGTCATCGCTGGCCGGGTTATGAGGTGCGCTTCGCCGAACATGCCATCCGTCTGTCGACCGCCTACCTCTCCATGACGTCGACGCGGCTGCGTGCCGAGGTCGAGCAGCGTTTTCCGGAGAGGATCCTGCGCGACGCGACGGCCATCTCCGCAACGGCAGACCATGTCGTGCTGGAGGGCGGCCGCACCTTGCGCGCGCCCTGCGTGATCGATGCGCGCGGCGGCCGGCCGGTGCCGGGGCTCGCTCTCGGGTTTCAGAAGTTCCTCGGGCTCGAGGTGCGGCTGGCCGCGCCGCACGGCCTCGATGTGCCCATCGTGATGGACGCGACGGTCGCGCAGAGCGACGGCTATCGCTTCGTCTACACGCTGCCGCTCGACCCTCAGCGGCTGTTGATCGAGGACACCTACTATAGCGACGGCGGCGAGTTGCCCGAGCAGGTGCTGCATCAGCGCATCGCGCGCTACGCGCTCGCCAAGGGCTGGCAGATCGCCGAGATCATCCGCGCGGAGCAGGGTGTGCTGCCCGTCATTCTGGCGGGCGATCCGTCCGGGCTGGTCAGCAAGCCCGACAGCCCGCCGCGCGTGGGTCTCGCGGCGCTTCTCGTGCATCCGACGACCGGCTATTCGCTGCCGGACGCGGTCCGCGTCGCCGATCTGCTGACGGCGCGGCTTGCGCAACGGGGCGCGCTCTCGAGCGCTGACGCGCGCGAGACGATCGATGGCTACGGCCGGACGATCTGGCGCCGGCGCGGCTACTATCGCTTCCTGAACCGGATGCTGTTCAAGGCCGCCGAGCCCTCCGAGCGTCACCGAATCCTGGCACGATTTTACGGTCTCGATCAGGCCCTGATCGAGCGCTTCTACGCCGCCCGGATCCAGCCGCAGGACAAGCTGCGCGTCTTCATGCATATGCTGATGAAGCCGCCGATCCCGATCTCGTCCGCGCTCGCCTGCCTGCCTGAGGCGAGCGCCTTCAAGACCCCATGA
- a CDS encoding phytoene desaturase, with the protein MQNAKTAVVIGSGFGGLSLAIRLQSAGIATTLVEKRDKFGGRAYVYEQDGFTFDAGPTVITDPTCLQELFALSGRKLENYVELMPVSPFYQLRWEDGATFDYVNDQAELERQIAAFCPADVDGYRRFRSYSERLLEEGYVKLGHVPFPDFRSMVRVAPQLVALQSYRSVYSKVSQYVSDEHLRQAFSFHSLLVGGNPFATSSIYALIHALERRWGVWFPRGGTGALINKGLVQLFKDLGGEVTLSTSVSRIETANGRVSAVVAEDGRRFAADIVASNADVVHTYRDLLKDEPLARPTAQSLMRKRFSMSLFVIYFGLRREHPELKHHIILFGRRYRELINEIFKGPALPEDFSLYLHAPSVTDPSLAPQGCSTYYVLSPVPHLAAAPIDWSVEGPRYRDRILDYLEARILPGLKSDLATCRIFTPQDFNTELNAHLGSAFSLEPILTQSAYFRAHNADDKIKGLYLVGAGTHPGAGIPGVVGSAKATARVILEDQRELAEAQ; encoded by the coding sequence ATGCAGAACGCCAAGACAGCAGTGGTGATCGGTTCGGGATTTGGTGGGCTTTCGCTCGCCATACGCCTGCAATCGGCCGGGATCGCGACAACGCTCGTCGAGAAGCGCGACAAGTTCGGCGGCCGCGCCTATGTCTACGAGCAGGACGGCTTCACCTTCGACGCCGGGCCCACTGTCATCACCGATCCGACCTGCCTGCAGGAGCTGTTCGCGCTCTCGGGGCGCAAGCTCGAGAACTATGTCGAGCTGATGCCGGTCTCCCCATTCTATCAGCTGCGCTGGGAGGACGGCGCCACTTTCGACTACGTCAACGACCAGGCCGAGCTGGAGCGCCAGATCGCGGCGTTCTGTCCGGCTGATGTGGACGGCTATCGGCGCTTCCGGTCGTATAGCGAGCGCCTGCTGGAGGAGGGCTACGTCAAGCTCGGCCACGTGCCGTTCCCGGATTTCCGGAGCATGGTGCGTGTGGCGCCGCAGCTGGTGGCGCTGCAGAGCTATCGCAGCGTCTATAGCAAGGTGTCGCAATACGTCTCCGACGAGCATCTGCGGCAGGCCTTCAGCTTCCACTCGCTGCTGGTCGGCGGCAATCCGTTCGCGACGTCCTCGATCTACGCGCTGATCCATGCGCTGGAGCGCCGCTGGGGAGTCTGGTTCCCGCGCGGCGGCACCGGCGCGCTCATCAACAAGGGGCTCGTCCAGCTGTTCAAGGATCTCGGCGGCGAGGTGACGCTGTCGACCAGCGTGAGCCGGATCGAGACGGCGAACGGGCGGGTCAGTGCCGTGGTCGCCGAGGACGGCCGTCGGTTCGCCGCCGACATCGTCGCCAGCAACGCCGACGTCGTTCATACCTACCGCGATCTCCTGAAGGACGAGCCGCTGGCGCGGCCGACGGCGCAATCTTTGATGCGCAAGCGCTTCAGCATGTCGCTGTTCGTGATCTATTTCGGCCTGCGCCGCGAGCATCCGGAGCTCAAGCACCACATCATTCTGTTCGGCCGGCGCTACCGCGAGCTGATCAACGAGATCTTCAAGGGGCCCGCGTTGCCTGAGGATTTCTCGCTGTATCTGCACGCGCCGAGCGTGACCGATCCGTCGCTCGCGCCACAAGGCTGCAGCACCTATTACGTGCTCTCGCCGGTGCCGCATCTCGCCGCCGCACCGATCGACTGGAGCGTGGAGGGCCCGCGCTATCGCGACCGCATCCTCGACTATCTCGAGGCGCGCATTCTGCCGGGGCTGAAGTCGGACCTCGCCACCTGCCGCATCTTCACGCCGCAGGATTTCAACACCGAGCTGAATGCGCATCTCGGCTCCGCGTTCTCGCTGGAGCCGATCCTGACGCAGAGCGCGTATTTCCGCGCCCACAACGCGGACGACAAGATCAAGGGGCTGTATCTCGTCGGCGCCGGCACCCATCCGGGCGCCGGCATTCCCGGCGTCGTCGGCTCGGCCAAGGCGACCGCGCGAGTCATCCTCGAGGACCAGCGCGAACTCGCGGAGGCGCAATGA
- a CDS encoding phosphotransferase enzyme family protein, which yields MPDFEPIYTTNGAESVGRLVATHYALSEPLACRLMNRGFNDVYLITASTGERYVFRLSHDRARGPADVRTETDFLAHLTRCDVPVAAAVATRDGALFVRGEAAEGLREGVLFHAVDGRTPDVASQSDARANGVTLARLHDAASSYQPEAPLYQLDLDHLLHRPLTRAQQLCRLIDVDDGGFLQQVAQRTAARIAAVDGLTWTHCHGDCHGFNARIGADGTAVFFDFDDGGPGYLAYDLSVFLWTKLSFGRRFHAAWHAFVDGYRSVRPISAADYEAAHAFVIVRHIWLMGEQASRAREWGSENVRWVTQQRDFLEGWEAEQLVDRLL from the coding sequence GTGCCAGACTTCGAGCCGATCTACACGACGAACGGCGCCGAGAGCGTCGGCCGCCTGGTGGCAACACACTACGCGCTATCAGAGCCGCTCGCGTGCCGGCTGATGAACCGCGGTTTCAACGACGTCTATCTGATCACCGCGTCGACCGGCGAACGCTACGTCTTCCGACTGTCGCATGATCGCGCCCGCGGCCCGGCCGATGTCCGTACCGAGACCGACTTCCTTGCGCATCTCACGCGCTGCGACGTGCCGGTGGCCGCAGCGGTTGCGACGCGCGACGGCGCGCTGTTCGTGCGCGGCGAGGCGGCGGAAGGGCTGCGCGAGGGCGTGCTGTTTCACGCCGTCGATGGACGGACCCCGGACGTCGCATCGCAAAGCGACGCGCGGGCCAACGGCGTGACGCTCGCCAGACTGCACGATGCAGCAAGCTCCTATCAGCCCGAAGCGCCGCTGTACCAGTTGGATCTCGACCACCTGCTGCACCGGCCGCTGACGCGCGCTCAACAGCTCTGCCGTCTGATCGACGTCGATGATGGCGGCTTTCTGCAGCAGGTCGCGCAGCGAACCGCGGCGCGGATCGCGGCGGTGGACGGCCTGACGTGGACGCATTGTCACGGCGACTGCCACGGCTTTAATGCGCGCATCGGCGCCGACGGGACGGCTGTGTTCTTCGACTTCGACGACGGCGGCCCCGGCTATCTGGCCTACGACCTGTCGGTGTTCCTGTGGACGAAACTGTCGTTCGGCCGGCGCTTCCATGCCGCATGGCACGCCTTCGTCGACGGCTATCGCTCGGTCCGCCCGATCTCGGCCGCAGACTACGAGGCCGCGCATGCCTTCGTGATCGTCAGGCATATCTGGCTGATGGGCGAGCAGGCCAGCCGCGCGCGCGAGTGGGGCAGCGAGAATGTCCGCTGGGTCACGCAGCAGCGGGACTTTCTGGAGGGCTGGGAGGCGGAGCAGCTTGTGGATCGCCTGCTGTGA